A window from Leptothermofonsia sichuanensis E412 encodes these proteins:
- a CDS encoding glycosyltransferase family 2 protein, producing the protein MKPLVSIIIPCYNAEKFVGEAITSALSQTYPNVEVIVVDDGSSDRSVEIIQSFKDRIRYEVTPNRGACAARNLGLKLSQGEYIQFLDADHVLVSTKLERQVPRLISGEADLVFCKGYIFGDGRAKRPKKSAIKSPVGIDPFIYCLNQGLSTEGPLHRRTCLEKVGGFTEGLPRAQEYDLHLRLAATNIKIHLLDEHLYEHRHHDDPARITRSQLPPDHLLQMFLNLETTLMQGEPYEMTEERIQALASQIFQLSIHAFRNGCEQTASEGFDRARKRSNQLVYTERSWYKLLAKQINPLYIERILKQGRMYRKYLLNR; encoded by the coding sequence ATGAAACCCTTAGTAAGCATCATCATTCCCTGCTACAACGCAGAAAAGTTTGTGGGAGAGGCAATTACCAGTGCCCTGTCCCAGACCTACCCGAATGTTGAAGTGATTGTAGTGGATGATGGATCGAGCGATCGCAGTGTTGAAATTATCCAATCCTTCAAAGACAGGATTCGCTATGAAGTAACTCCTAATCGGGGAGCCTGTGCTGCCCGTAACCTGGGACTGAAACTGAGCCAGGGCGAGTATATTCAATTTCTGGATGCTGATCATGTTCTGGTATCAACTAAACTTGAGCGACAGGTTCCACGACTGATTTCTGGTGAAGCAGATCTTGTGTTTTGCAAAGGCTACATTTTTGGTGATGGTCGTGCCAAACGTCCTAAAAAGAGCGCTATCAAATCGCCTGTAGGAATTGACCCATTTATTTACTGCTTGAACCAGGGGTTAAGCACAGAAGGTCCCTTACATCGAAGAACCTGCCTTGAAAAAGTCGGTGGCTTTACTGAAGGTTTACCCCGTGCCCAGGAGTATGATTTACATCTCCGGCTTGCTGCCACCAATATCAAAATACATTTGCTCGATGAGCATCTGTATGAACATCGTCACCATGATGATCCTGCCAGAATCACGCGATCGCAATTGCCACCAGATCATCTGCTCCAGATGTTTCTGAACCTCGAAACGACCCTTATGCAGGGAGAACCCTATGAGATGACAGAAGAACGGATTCAAGCACTGGCAAGTCAGATTTTTCAACTCTCAATCCATGCTTTTCGCAATGGCTGTGAACAAACTGCATCGGAAGGGTTTGACAGGGCAAGGAAACGATCTAACCAGCTTGTTTATACGGAGCGGTCCTGGTACAAACTCTTAGCTAAACAGATCAACCCCTTGTATATTGAACGAATTCTAAAACAAGGACGAATGTATCGAAAGTATTTGTTGAATCGCTGA
- a CDS encoding polysaccharide pyruvyl transferase family protein: MTLRGAVFGWYHNRNAGDDRIAQCIEMWLHDHQLTFLPHTETPPLEILERSDYVILGGGSIANQVYGVFKNMRQWTSRVELPVFGVSLTVSQHDAFRYELRSIPQSGGAIWARDLKTLEWLDFGDEEAIFGPDISWLYPRHFPYEERSDLIGVNFRPWSKVSWEPQAWKVTIKEHLGDASVPWPLCFGKDADLSVLQGIVDLNSSPTEFDPTLPSRSQLIVAMRYHAIIFAIQAGTPFIAVDNTRKVRDLLEQVKLQNVSVPLDDPGQFGAVLDHVKTVDTSLLNQITKEMSVQTWKVADLMKRRIEESAHIYRERKKRLIFRIGQKLNKLSF; encoded by the coding sequence ATGACTTTACGTGGCGCTGTTTTTGGCTGGTATCACAATCGCAATGCTGGAGACGATCGCATTGCCCAGTGTATTGAGATGTGGTTACATGATCATCAGCTAACATTTCTACCTCATACTGAAACCCCTCCCCTTGAAATACTGGAGAGAAGCGATTATGTCATCCTGGGGGGTGGGAGTATTGCCAACCAGGTTTATGGCGTGTTTAAGAACATGCGCCAGTGGACATCGCGAGTAGAACTCCCAGTGTTTGGAGTGAGCTTAACGGTTAGCCAACACGATGCTTTCAGGTACGAACTGAGATCCATTCCGCAATCTGGTGGCGCAATCTGGGCAAGGGATTTGAAGACCCTGGAATGGTTAGATTTTGGTGATGAAGAAGCTATTTTCGGGCCTGATATTTCCTGGCTATATCCACGGCACTTTCCCTACGAAGAGCGTAGCGACCTGATTGGAGTAAACTTTCGCCCTTGGAGTAAAGTCTCTTGGGAACCCCAGGCATGGAAGGTAACTATTAAGGAACACTTAGGGGATGCTTCTGTTCCCTGGCCTCTTTGCTTTGGGAAGGATGCAGATTTGAGTGTTTTACAAGGGATCGTTGATTTAAACAGTTCTCCTACTGAGTTTGATCCAACCCTACCTAGCCGTAGTCAGTTGATTGTTGCGATGCGCTATCACGCCATTATTTTTGCGATTCAGGCGGGTACTCCATTTATTGCCGTTGACAATACCCGTAAGGTTAGAGATTTACTTGAACAAGTTAAATTACAAAACGTTTCAGTGCCGTTAGATGATCCTGGTCAATTTGGAGCAGTCCTGGATCATGTTAAAACCGTTGATACTTCACTGCTAAATCAAATTACAAAGGAAATGTCAGTGCAAACCTGGAAGGTTGCAGATCTCATGAAGCGAAGAATTGAGGAGTCTGCCCATATTTACCGGGAACGTAAGAAAAGATTGATTTTTAGAATTGGCCAAAAGTTAAACAAACTAAGCTTTTGA
- a CDS encoding class I SAM-dependent methyltransferase: MSLEQTQEKASDWCQRQAITTEEAIQRITGKKCITPIRSIFESVFEQAEARVAQCPQKMGGAGNLDLIYTIARHLNATQIIETGVAYGWSSLAILLAISQQAASQQVTSQEASAHLVSTNLHYSRYGDDSYVGCAIPADLKPFWTLLKEGDRTALPKALSILSEYDLCHYDSDKTYEGRMYAYPLLWQGLKIGSCFISDDIGDNLAFAHFCQMVKTRPIIVKMPSSMGEKYVGILFKADNTPPRPIMF, encoded by the coding sequence ATGTCTTTGGAGCAAACCCAGGAAAAAGCCAGTGATTGGTGCCAGCGACAGGCAATTACCACAGAAGAAGCCATTCAGCGAATTACGGGAAAGAAATGCATCACCCCCATTCGGTCTATTTTTGAATCTGTTTTTGAGCAGGCAGAAGCCAGAGTAGCCCAGTGCCCCCAAAAAATGGGAGGTGCAGGTAACCTGGATTTAATTTACACGATCGCCCGCCATCTTAATGCGACCCAGATAATTGAGACCGGTGTTGCCTATGGTTGGTCATCCCTGGCAATCTTACTGGCAATTTCCCAACAGGCAGCCTCACAACAAGTAACCTCACAAGAAGCCTCTGCTCACTTAGTAAGCACCAACTTACATTACTCCCGCTATGGGGATGATAGCTATGTTGGTTGTGCCATTCCAGCTGACTTAAAACCATTCTGGACTCTTTTGAAGGAAGGCGATCGCACAGCCTTACCAAAAGCTCTATCAATCCTTTCTGAATATGACCTGTGCCACTATGACAGTGACAAAACCTATGAAGGCAGAATGTACGCCTATCCCTTGTTATGGCAGGGGTTAAAGATTGGGAGCTGTTTCATCTCAGATGATATTGGTGATAACCTCGCCTTTGCCCATTTCTGCCAGATGGTGAAAACCAGACCAATTATCGTAAAAATGCCCAGTTCAATGGGCGAAAAGTATGTGGGAATTCTTTTTAAGGCCGATAATACCCCACCCCGTCCAATTATGTTTTGA
- a CDS encoding glycosyltransferase family 4 protein has protein sequence MRIAFVTPEYVTEPSYSGGLANYLGRITVALVEQGHEIHVFTRSQQNETIEFQGVTVHRVVPLWDRRMILDHIDPLIPKIFYNPYQDFKAAWCLWRSWAHIHQSTPFDIVQVSNVMAVGLFFRWVRHTPVITRMSSYRPFWDTAAGITLTEGVKLRWWMERVAVTGTRHIYAPTYFVAGQVQKGYSIPQVDVLETPFFVEQPTYDTNLFEQVAAGKPYLLYFGRMTQMKGVHILTEALPELLNRFPEMHAFFIGGSGPAPDGKPMADYIRDRLQPFQERVHVLDSMRHDKLYPFILHARTIVLPSLMDNLPNTCLEAMGLGKLVVATTGTCFEQVIENGVSGILVTPGDARALMEGISQAWEMEETARNQMQEQAIQSINRLHPVQAIPRLIEYYESILAKQK, from the coding sequence ATGCGAATTGCATTTGTCACCCCAGAGTATGTTACCGAACCCTCCTACTCTGGCGGTTTAGCCAACTACCTGGGGCGAATCACCGTTGCCCTGGTCGAGCAGGGGCATGAAATTCATGTCTTTACCCGCTCCCAGCAAAACGAAACCATCGAGTTTCAGGGTGTCACCGTTCATCGCGTCGTTCCCCTCTGGGATCGCAGAATGATTCTGGATCACATCGATCCCCTCATTCCCAAAATCTTTTACAACCCCTACCAGGACTTCAAAGCCGCCTGGTGCCTGTGGCGAAGCTGGGCACACATTCATCAAAGCACTCCCTTTGACATTGTTCAGGTTTCCAATGTCATGGCAGTCGGACTGTTCTTTCGCTGGGTGCGGCACACCCCAGTCATTACCCGCATGTCCAGCTATCGCCCATTCTGGGACACCGCCGCCGGAATTACCCTCACCGAGGGGGTCAAACTGCGCTGGTGGATGGAACGAGTCGCTGTCACCGGTACCCGCCACATCTACGCACCGACCTACTTCGTTGCCGGACAGGTGCAAAAAGGATATTCCATTCCTCAGGTGGATGTGCTGGAAACTCCCTTTTTCGTGGAACAGCCCACCTATGACACCAACCTATTTGAGCAGGTGGCAGCGGGAAAACCTTACCTGCTTTACTTCGGCAGAATGACCCAGATGAAAGGGGTTCATATCCTTACAGAAGCCCTGCCAGAGTTATTGAACCGCTTTCCAGAGATGCACGCCTTTTTTATTGGGGGCAGTGGTCCCGCCCCGGATGGCAAACCGATGGCAGACTATATTCGCGATCGCCTGCAACCCTTTCAGGAGCGGGTTCACGTCCTGGATTCCATGCGGCATGACAAACTCTATCCCTTCATCCTCCATGCCCGAACCATTGTGCTGCCATCCCTGATGGATAACCTGCCAAACACCTGCCTGGAGGCAATGGGGCTGGGTAAACTGGTGGTTGCCACTACCGGAACCTGTTTTGAGCAGGTGATTGAAAATGGGGTTTCAGGCATTCTGGTAACCCCTGGAGATGCCAGAGCTTTGATGGAGGGAATTAGCCAGGCCTGGGAGATGGAGGAAACTGCCCGCAACCAGATGCAGGAACAGGCGATTCAAAGTATTAATCGATTACATCCTGTTCAGGCAATTCCCCGGCTGATTGAATATTACGAGTCCATTCTGGCAAAGCAAAAGTAA
- a CDS encoding DUF4351 domain-containing protein produces MERRGATQSEADLPWLWILAATVNQPVIADFGGQFRPDWLPGVYFVAEGLKTAVVAIDELPQTEATLWLRILGRDATQQQAITEVIALPKDDPRRNRVLQLLVNWRVTLELSDVIDATEGDLMASLSQAYLEWEHRTKEEGIQQGEKKLVLRLLTRQIGEVPEAARSQIDQLSLPQLEALGEALLDFSSLSDLEGWLAEQ; encoded by the coding sequence ATGGAACGACGGGGAGCAACCCAATCTGAAGCAGACTTACCCTGGTTGTGGATCCTGGCTGCAACTGTGAATCAGCCTGTTATAGCTGACTTTGGCGGACAGTTTCGACCCGATTGGCTACCCGGAGTTTACTTTGTGGCAGAAGGATTGAAAACCGCTGTGGTTGCGATTGACGAGTTGCCCCAAACTGAAGCAACCCTGTGGCTGCGGATTCTGGGACGGGATGCCACCCAACAGCAGGCCATTACAGAAGTGATTGCACTGCCAAAGGATGACCCCAGACGGAATCGAGTTCTACAATTATTGGTGAACTGGCGAGTTACCCTGGAACTCAGCGATGTCATTGATGCAACGGAGGGCGACCTGATGGCAAGTTTATCTCAGGCTTACCTGGAGTGGGAGCACAGGACAAAAGAAGAAGGGATTCAGCAGGGAGAAAAAAAGCTTGTCCTGCGCTTACTGACTCGACAGATTGGAGAGGTACCTGAAGCCGCGCGATCGCAAATTGACCAGCTATCCCTGCCCCAACTGGAAGCGTTAGGCGAAGCTCTGCTGGATTTTTCCAGCCTGTCGGATCTGGAAGGGTGGCTGGCAGAGCAATAG
- a CDS encoding DUF4351 domain-containing protein, with product MTRIPFDQLAKQYLEGFLEPLGTVQRSLEVPGESKFVDVWFTPTSVAPAPPLDLGLLSRIVVTPCLLEPFRNAPTRQQVRSCLLKLLWIQEDQRRQMERRGATQSEADLPWLWILAATVNQPVIADFGGQFRPDWLPGVYFVAEGLKTAVVAIDELPQTEATLWLRILGRDATQQQAITEVIALPKDDPRRNRVLQLLVNWRVTLELSDVIDATEGDLMASLSQAYLEWEHRTKEEGREEGIRQGEKKLVLRLLTRRVGELPEGVRSQIDQLSLPQLEALGEALLDFSSLSDLEGWLAAQMIG from the coding sequence ATGACTCGCATCCCGTTCGACCAACTGGCAAAGCAATACCTGGAAGGCTTTTTAGAACCCCTGGGTACTGTCCAACGCAGCCTGGAAGTACCTGGGGAATCCAAGTTTGTCGATGTCTGGTTTACCCCCACCTCAGTTGCCCCCGCACCGCCACTTGACCTGGGTTTACTCAGCCGCATCGTCGTTACCCCCTGTTTGCTAGAACCCTTTCGGAATGCTCCGACTCGTCAACAGGTCAGAAGTTGTTTGCTCAAACTACTCTGGATTCAGGAAGACCAGCGTCGCCAGATGGAACGACGGGGAGCAACCCAATCTGAAGCAGACTTACCCTGGTTGTGGATCCTGGCTGCAACTGTGAATCAGCCTGTTATAGCTGACTTTGGCGGACAGTTTCGACCCGATTGGCTACCCGGAGTTTACTTTGTGGCAGAAGGATTGAAAACCGCTGTGGTTGCGATTGACGAGTTGCCCCAAACTGAAGCAACCCTGTGGCTGCGGATTCTGGGACGGGATGCCACCCAACAGCAGGCCATTACAGAAGTGATTGCACTGCCAAAGGATGACCCCAGACGGAATCGAGTTCTACAATTATTGGTGAACTGGCGAGTTACCCTGGAACTCAGCGATGTCATTGATGCAACGGAGGGCGACCTGATGGCAAGTTTATCTCAGGCTTACCTGGAGTGGGAGCACAGGACAAAAGAAGAAGGAAGAGAAGAAGGAATCCGGCAGGGGGAAAAAAAGCTTGTCCTGCGCCTGTTGACCCGACGGGTTGGAGAGTTGCCTGAGGGGGTGCGATCGCAAATTGACCAGCTATCCCTGCCCCAACTGGAAGCGTTAGGCGAAGCTCTGCTGGATTTTTCCAGCCTGTCGGATCTGGAAGGGTGGTTGGCCGCGCAAATGATAGGATGA
- a CDS encoding glycosyltransferase, producing the protein MNVMMMPDYRMDNPYQTLLANALQAEGVAVYFPQGYRRVLPIWRAVRQQPVAIAVLHLHWVNPYLKGSDWLTRLVYSIKFLLDVLMVRLSGVRVVWTVHNRIAHETHFPRLERWTQQMLAHLVDRLIVHHQSALNELVQSYRLDQFRVEVIPHGHYREAYGAAINALEARRLLNLPLTGRLYLHLGMLRPYKGIEHLLQVWQEQKSILEGNTLVIAGKPLDAGYGEKLERLAALAGAILHSGFIEGDRIPLYFSAADVVVLPFKAILTSGSLILAMSYGKPVIAPRTDTIVETLGAADWLLYDPQDEQGLLYALKDSTQVDLDGLSRLMMQECDRLDWRYIAKETQQTYRARFKRYFR; encoded by the coding sequence ATGAATGTCATGATGATGCCCGACTACCGGATGGACAACCCCTATCAAACCCTGCTGGCAAATGCCTTACAGGCAGAAGGGGTGGCGGTTTACTTTCCCCAGGGCTACAGGCGAGTGTTACCCATCTGGCGGGCCGTTCGGCAACAGCCTGTAGCGATCGCCGTGTTACATTTGCACTGGGTGAATCCCTATCTCAAGGGAAGTGACTGGCTAACCCGGCTGGTTTATTCGATCAAGTTTTTGCTGGATGTCCTGATGGTTCGCCTCAGCGGTGTAAGAGTGGTGTGGACAGTTCACAATCGGATTGCCCACGAAACGCACTTTCCCCGACTGGAACGATGGACACAACAAATGCTGGCTCACCTGGTCGATCGACTAATTGTTCACCACCAGTCTGCCTTAAATGAGCTTGTCCAGAGTTATCGCCTGGATCAGTTCAGGGTTGAAGTGATTCCTCATGGACACTATCGGGAAGCTTATGGGGCAGCAATCAATGCACTGGAGGCACGCAGACTACTCAACTTGCCCCTGACCGGACGGCTTTACCTCCACCTGGGAATGTTACGCCCTTATAAGGGGATTGAGCACTTGTTACAGGTGTGGCAGGAGCAAAAGTCCATTCTGGAAGGGAATACGCTGGTGATTGCTGGGAAACCTCTGGATGCAGGTTATGGGGAGAAATTAGAAAGACTGGCAGCACTCGCAGGAGCCATTTTACATTCGGGATTTATAGAGGGCGATCGCATTCCCCTTTATTTCAGTGCCGCGGATGTGGTGGTGTTACCGTTCAAAGCAATTCTGACTTCGGGCAGTCTGATTCTGGCCATGTCCTATGGCAAGCCTGTGATTGCACCCCGGACTGACACCATTGTTGAAACACTGGGGGCAGCAGACTGGTTGTTGTATGACCCGCAGGACGAGCAGGGTTTACTGTATGCGTTGAAGGACAGTACCCAGGTCGATTTGGATGGATTGAGTCGGTTGATGATGCAGGAATGCGATCGACTGGATTGGAGATATATTGCAAAAGAAACTCAACAGACATACCGCGCCAGATTTAAGAGGTATTTCAGATGA
- a CDS encoding glycosyltransferase, protein MKPELSVIICTFNNSSFLKGCLSCFVEQTLDFESCYELLVIDNNSTDDTKDIVDKFLQSERIPNLKYIFEPQPGLTNARLAGVKHASCNWIAFIDDDVRVQTDWIQSAITFGQSHPKAGAVSGRIRLRYLEPPSTAALMCESALCKVDYGTEEFHFQSEEPAIRLAGAAILFQKKALEESGWLEKRYLTDRTGKSLSSGGDTEMIMRVKNAGWEIWYTPTLQAEHLIPPHRTTVPYLCRLHRGLARTSAQLRAISLGGKVPFSFQLGHLFKDLSFTTRRILAWIFHDLIKGQSTDGKRFIQIHEGLGRIESCITFLLAPIKFSE, encoded by the coding sequence ATGAAACCGGAGCTATCTGTTATTATTTGCACCTTTAACAATAGCAGTTTTCTAAAAGGCTGTTTAAGTTGTTTTGTAGAGCAAACGCTTGATTTCGAGTCCTGTTATGAGTTACTAGTGATTGACAATAATTCAACTGATGATACGAAAGATATTGTAGATAAGTTTCTACAAAGTGAACGAATACCGAACTTAAAGTATATTTTTGAACCTCAACCCGGTTTAACAAATGCACGTTTAGCTGGCGTAAAACATGCAAGTTGTAACTGGATTGCATTTATTGATGATGATGTGCGAGTTCAAACAGACTGGATACAGTCAGCAATCACATTTGGACAGAGTCATCCAAAAGCAGGTGCAGTCAGTGGTAGAATCCGGCTTCGGTATCTGGAACCACCATCTACAGCAGCACTGATGTGTGAAAGTGCTTTATGTAAAGTTGATTATGGAACAGAAGAGTTTCATTTTCAATCAGAGGAACCCGCCATTCGTTTAGCTGGAGCTGCAATTCTTTTCCAGAAAAAAGCACTAGAAGAGTCAGGCTGGCTTGAGAAGCGTTATTTAACCGACAGAACTGGAAAATCCCTTAGTTCTGGAGGAGACACAGAAATGATCATGCGAGTTAAAAATGCTGGATGGGAGATTTGGTACACACCCACTCTCCAAGCAGAACATCTTATTCCTCCTCATCGCACCACTGTTCCTTATTTATGTCGTTTACATCGAGGACTTGCCCGTACTAGTGCACAACTGAGAGCAATCTCTTTAGGAGGAAAAGTTCCATTCAGTTTTCAGCTAGGGCACTTATTTAAGGATTTATCTTTTACTACGAGACGTATTCTTGCCTGGATTTTTCATGACTTAATAAAAGGTCAATCAACTGATGGCAAACGCTTTATTCAGATTCATGAGGGACTAGGAAGAATCGAAAGCTGTATAACCTTTCTACTCGCACCAATCAAATTTAGTGAATAA
- a CDS encoding class I SAM-dependent methyltransferase, which translates to MNLKKSDKEMNSQLKNVYSSKNFSSYYGAKRSEMLDYVPLEATTILDVGCASGEFGQLIKERNATEVWGVELNEKAAQVASQKLDKVICDSFSYHLDLPNKYFDCVIFNDVLEHLVDPYSALTYAKELLNYRGIIIASIPNVRYFDNIWKLLVHKDWDYGDWGILDKTHLRFFTQKSIIKTFSSLGYEISLIEGINLLEKFHPHQVKRLNILNFIFLNNLEDMRYLQFAVIAKPRNQEPSIA; encoded by the coding sequence ATGAACTTAAAGAAGAGTGATAAAGAAATGAATTCACAACTAAAAAATGTGTATAGTTCTAAAAATTTCAGCTCATATTATGGAGCAAAACGTAGTGAGATGTTGGACTATGTCCCCCTTGAAGCTACTACTATTCTTGACGTTGGATGTGCTAGTGGAGAGTTTGGACAACTCATAAAAGAGAGGAATGCCACTGAGGTTTGGGGAGTTGAACTAAATGAAAAGGCTGCTCAGGTAGCTTCTCAAAAATTAGATAAAGTGATTTGTGATTCTTTTAGTTACCATCTTGATCTCCCTAATAAGTACTTTGATTGTGTTATTTTCAATGATGTATTAGAACACCTGGTTGACCCTTATAGTGCCTTGACTTATGCAAAAGAATTATTAAATTATCGGGGAATTATCATAGCTTCTATTCCTAATGTTCGCTACTTTGACAATATTTGGAAACTTTTAGTACACAAGGATTGGGACTATGGTGATTGGGGTATTTTAGATAAAACTCACTTAAGATTTTTCACTCAAAAAAGTATAATTAAAACTTTTAGTTCACTGGGATATGAAATAAGTTTAATTGAGGGAATAAATTTACTTGAAAAGTTTCACCCTCATCAGGTTAAGCGGCTTAATATCCTCAATTTTATTTTTCTAAATAATCTTGAGGATATGCGTTACTTACAATTCGCTGTCATAGCCAAACCCCGTAATCAAGAACCTTCGATTGCTTAA
- a CDS encoding glycoside hydrolase family 99-like domain-containing protein, with protein sequence MLNFHSKTSLIAFYLPQYHPIPENDAWWGKGFTEWTNVTKARPLFSGHYQPHLPTDLGFYDLRVPEVREMQAELAKAYGIYGFCYYHYWFHGKRLLERPLDEVLASGKPDFPFCLCWANESWSRNWDGLDREVLIRQEYSEEDNKQHIRWLANVFNDSRYIRINGKPLFLVYRASKVKDALKMTQTWREELPKYGINDIFLCRVESRSDEKEDPTLIGFDASVEFQPDWENLGRPLQTGKHWELARRIGLANSSYKQNRIYNYSDIVQKMLAKPEPSYRQFYCVTPAWDNTPRRKSGAIILKDSTPQLYEHWLKTAIDKTLSKGTEENLVFINAWNEWAEGSHLEPCQKWEKAYLEATLRALWAEH encoded by the coding sequence ATGCTGAATTTTCACTCTAAAACTTCTCTCATAGCTTTCTATCTTCCCCAGTACCATCCAATTCCTGAGAATGATGCCTGGTGGGGAAAGGGCTTCACTGAGTGGACAAATGTTACTAAAGCAAGACCATTATTTTCAGGCCATTATCAACCACATCTTCCGACAGATTTGGGTTTTTATGATTTACGTGTTCCCGAAGTTAGGGAAATGCAAGCGGAATTAGCAAAAGCATATGGCATTTATGGGTTTTGCTATTATCATTATTGGTTTCACGGGAAAAGATTATTGGAACGACCATTGGATGAGGTTTTAGCATCCGGAAAACCAGATTTTCCTTTCTGTCTTTGCTGGGCAAACGAAAGTTGGTCTAGAAACTGGGATGGATTAGACAGAGAGGTTTTAATTCGGCAAGAATATAGCGAAGAAGATAATAAGCAACATATACGATGGCTTGCAAATGTCTTCAATGACTCTAGATATATTCGGATAAATGGAAAACCATTATTTTTAGTATATAGAGCATCAAAAGTTAAAGATGCACTTAAGATGACTCAGACTTGGCGTGAAGAACTTCCTAAGTATGGCATAAATGACATTTTTCTTTGCAGAGTTGAGAGCCGTTCTGATGAAAAGGAAGACCCAACATTGATTGGTTTCGATGCTTCTGTTGAGTTTCAACCGGATTGGGAGAACTTAGGTAGACCACTACAGACAGGAAAACATTGGGAATTAGCCCGGAGGATAGGGTTGGCAAATTCATCATATAAGCAGAATAGAATTTACAACTACTCTGATATTGTTCAGAAAATGTTGGCCAAGCCAGAGCCTTCCTACAGGCAGTTTTATTGTGTAACACCAGCATGGGATAATACACCGCGCCGAAAGTCGGGTGCAATTATTTTGAAAGACTCTACGCCTCAACTTTATGAACATTGGCTTAAAACAGCTATTGATAAAACTTTAAGCAAAGGCACTGAAGAGAATTTAGTCTTTATAAATGCTTGGAACGAATGGGCAGAAGGTAGCCATTTAGAGCCCTGTCAAAAATGGGAAAAAGCTTATCTTGAAGCAACGTTACGGGCTTTATGGGCTGAACATTGA
- a CDS encoding glycosyltransferase, translating into MKLKSIHYPHISSVPEGIKRPLWSVMIPTYNGAMYLEQTLKSVLAQAPGPEQMQIEVIDDCSTEGDIEEIVNFVGQGRVTFSRNTQNLGLIGNWNACIRHSIGHWIHILHQDDIVLPGFYQSLQKGIDSESSIGAAFSRHAFIDEDGHWKTLSALESKTSGVLTDWLDRIAISQRLQFPSIVVKRSTYERVGGFCAEVHYAADWEMWKRIAAHFPVWYDPQILACYRMHSKSESSKLVCSGSDIADLRKAIELAEVYLPPANAKKLSRQAREYYARFALNAVYRMIMVNEFSAATVQIREALTCSTSAKVLYDILPLLWIFGKRWLTHKSGI; encoded by the coding sequence ATGAAACTGAAATCCATTCACTATCCTCACATAAGTTCTGTCCCAGAAGGAATTAAAAGACCTTTATGGTCTGTGATGATTCCAACCTATAACGGTGCGATGTATTTGGAGCAAACGCTAAAGAGTGTACTGGCTCAAGCCCCTGGTCCTGAACAGATGCAGATTGAGGTGATTGATGATTGCTCAACAGAAGGTGATATAGAAGAGATTGTCAATTTTGTTGGCCAAGGACGAGTAACATTTTCGCGTAACACTCAAAATCTGGGCTTGATTGGAAACTGGAATGCTTGTATCCGTCATTCGATAGGACACTGGATTCATATACTCCATCAGGATGATATTGTCTTACCTGGTTTTTATCAATCTCTTCAAAAAGGGATAGATTCAGAATCTTCGATAGGAGCGGCATTCAGCCGTCATGCATTTATAGATGAAGATGGGCACTGGAAAACTCTGTCCGCACTCGAAAGTAAAACTTCTGGAGTTCTAACGGATTGGCTAGACCGAATTGCTATTAGTCAGCGATTACAGTTTCCATCTATTGTTGTCAAGCGCAGCACCTACGAAAGGGTAGGTGGATTCTGTGCTGAAGTTCACTATGCAGCCGATTGGGAAATGTGGAAGCGAATTGCTGCTCACTTTCCAGTCTGGTATGACCCACAAATTCTTGCCTGCTATCGAATGCATTCCAAATCAGAATCTTCAAAGCTCGTCTGTTCTGGTTCTGATATTGCTGATCTTCGTAAGGCAATTGAACTGGCTGAGGTGTATCTGCCTCCCGCCAACGCCAAAAAGCTATCTCGTCAGGCTAGGGAATATTATGCCCGCTTTGCCCTGAATGCTGTTTACAGAATGATTATGGTAAATGAATTTTCAGCAGCAACAGTTCAGATCCGAGAAGCACTGACTTGTAGTACTTCTGCAAAAGTACTTTATGATATTCTTCCTTTGCTTTGGATATTTGGAAAACGCTGGTTGACTCATAAATCAGGAATATGA